The following coding sequences lie in one Primulina huaijiensis isolate GDHJ02 chromosome 2, ASM1229523v2, whole genome shotgun sequence genomic window:
- the LOC140965001 gene encoding uncharacterized protein, protein MAAAVSAATQSFLRSCRLHLLIKTNSHGRLSFSVSTVTSNGSRIMSSSSSRRRRTQCYCTEQAQDNAKPTGAATTTLESAGNEGDASNDSKSIIKEACNTLDIRVGRIVKVWRHEEADSLYVEEVDVGEPEPRTICSGLVNYIPINLLQDRNVIVLANLKPRNMRGVKSSGMLMAASDEAHEKVELLVPPEAAVPGERVWFGSEDDKDSLPDIATPNQVQKKKIWELVQPHLRTDDSCIAMLGLDHMRTSAGVIISESLRNAKIS, encoded by the exons ATGGCGGCAGCTGTTAGTGCTGCTACTCAATCCTTTCTTCGCTCTTGCCGCCTGCATCTCTTGATCAAGACTAATTCCCATGGCCGCCTCTCCTTCTCCGTTTCCACCGTCACCAGCAACGGCAGCAGAATCATGTCTTCATCATCctcaagaagaagaagaacgcAATGCTACTGCACTGAGCAGGCCCAGGATAACGCTAAACCAACAGGAGCCGCGACGACAACATTGGAATCAGCGGGGAATGAGGGGGATGCTTCCAATGATTCGAAGAGCATTATAAAGGAAGCGTGCAACACGTTGGACATACGGGTTGGGAGGATCGTTAAGGTATGGCGGCATGAAGAGGCCGATTCCCTCTATGTGGAGGAGGTGGATGTGGGCGAACCAGAACCCAGGACCATATGCAGCGGCCTAGTCAATTACATTCCCATTAACCTTCTCCAG GACAGGAATGTGATAGTTCTTGCTAATCTAAAGCCTAGAAATATGCGTGGCGTGAAATCATCCGGGATGTTGATGGCGGCCTCTGATGAAGCACATGAGAAGGTTGAGCTTCTTGTGCCACCTGAAGCTGCTGTACCTGGTGAAAGAGTGTGGTTTGGTTCTGAAGATGACAAAGATAGCCTACCTGATATTGCAACACCAAACCAG GTTCAGAAGAAAAAGATTTGGGAACTAGTCCAACCGCACCTAAGGACCGACGACTCTTGTATTGCTATGCTTGGCCTGGACCACATGAGAACATCAGCAGGTGTAATAATCTCTGAGTCGCTGAGgaacgcaaaaatatcataa